In a genomic window of Methanogenium sp. S4BF:
- a CDS encoding PAS domain-containing protein, with product MIDAFLPLLPDALPEAVVLVDRDLNLLYGNAEALRQAGCTKGEFCKKRCYYVWGEGGPCIVCPVRTAFDTEKPVKEEITVPSGRVHRIHAVPIQEADGSVPYVLMTCFEISDPNSAIRLNTEAQERLSLALSAGRIGTFEADITGRKIIVDDRFARIIGTTPEALGTDPRMVFDCRVYPRDRKRMGEILAGIVSGEQEHTRTECRFWHEDKRWIWVRFLMQVTKRDENGHPMHLAGVMHDISDICRAKQSMKKAVQKTNLLSSIARHDLMNQMRVIKLTRARLQEEHPEIAAEIQAYQKTCTRATEIIESLVAFTAAYRDMGVHEPRWHPLEDLISRVYAENEQFHSFSLEIKRPLPRIYSDRLIERVFFSLFENIIIHSGGADRVTISFQDNGDEGSLFIADNGKGIPSAMKKKIFERGIGEDTGYGLFLGREILEVAGVMIEECGTEGEGAVFRCFGPPDTYRSLPKPNHASVNRLL from the coding sequence ATGATTGATGCATTTCTCCCTCTTCTCCCTGATGCCCTTCCGGAAGCAGTGGTTCTGGTGGACCGTGATCTGAACCTGCTCTATGGCAATGCCGAAGCGCTCAGGCAGGCAGGGTGCACGAAAGGAGAATTTTGCAAAAAGCGTTGTTATTACGTCTGGGGGGAGGGGGGGCCATGCATCGTCTGTCCGGTGCGAACGGCGTTTGATACCGAAAAACCGGTGAAAGAGGAGATCACGGTGCCGTCCGGCAGGGTCCACCGAATACATGCGGTGCCGATTCAGGAGGCAGACGGGTCAGTGCCATATGTCCTTATGACCTGTTTTGAAATATCTGATCCAAACAGTGCCATCCGTCTCAACACAGAGGCGCAGGAACGTCTTTCTCTTGCACTTTCAGCCGGCAGAATCGGAACATTTGAGGCAGATATAACCGGCCGGAAAATCATAGTGGATGACCGGTTTGCCCGCATCATCGGCACGACCCCGGAGGCCCTCGGTACAGACCCGCGTATGGTATTTGATTGTCGGGTATATCCCCGTGACCGCAAGCGGATGGGTGAGATACTTGCCGGTATCGTGTCCGGTGAACAGGAGCACACCCGAACGGAATGCCGTTTCTGGCATGAGGACAAACGGTGGATATGGGTCCGGTTTCTGATGCAGGTCACCAAACGGGATGAAAACGGCCACCCCATGCACCTTGCAGGGGTGATGCATGATATATCTGATATCTGCCGGGCCAAACAGTCCATGAAGAAAGCCGTGCAGAAGACCAATCTCCTCTCCTCTATTGCCCGGCATGATCTCATGAACCAGATGCGGGTGATCAAACTCACCCGTGCACGGCTGCAGGAGGAGCACCCCGAAATCGCAGCTGAAATTCAGGCATACCAGAAAACATGCACCCGCGCAACAGAGATCATCGAGTCACTTGTGGCATTCACGGCGGCGTACCGGGATATGGGGGTACATGAACCCCGGTGGCATCCACTCGAGGACCTGATATCACGGGTCTATGCAGAGAACGAACAGTTTCATTCGTTCAGTCTTGAAATCAAACGTCCTCTTCCCCGGATCTATTCAGACCGACTCATTGAGCGGGTTTTTTTCAGTCTTTTTGAGAATATCATCATCCACAGCGGGGGAGCTGATCGGGTCACGATCTCGTTTCAGGACAACGGGGATGAAGGGTCTCTTTTTATTGCTGACAACGGAAAAGGCATCCCCTCCGCGATGAAAAAAAAGATATTTGAACGTGGCATCGGGGAAGACACCGGGTACGGACTCTTTCTGGGCCGTGAGATTCTTGAAGTGGCCGGTGTGATGATTGAGGAATGCGGGACGGAAGGGGAGGGGGCCGTTTTCCGCTGCTTCGGCCCTCCTGATACCTACCGTTCTTTACCGAAACCTAATCATGCCAGCGTGAATCGCCTGCTGTAG
- a CDS encoding molybdenum cofactor biosynthesis protein MoaE encodes MISIQKEDIDIGALIQQSRDSRMGAQVVFVGTVRDDGIEAIEFEADRTIALADLTTIAAEATEKYGLFSVDIIHRDGILPTGETILVIIAGAGHREEGFAGCRYIIEEIKKYVPIWKKDITTAGDSRWHD; translated from the coding sequence ATGATTTCCATACAGAAAGAAGATATTGACATAGGAGCGCTCATACAGCAGTCACGTGACAGCAGAATGGGTGCACAGGTAGTCTTTGTCGGCACCGTACGTGACGACGGCATTGAAGCAATTGAATTTGAGGCTGACAGAACAATAGCACTCGCTGATCTCACCACAATCGCAGCAGAAGCGACGGAAAAATATGGGCTTTTCTCAGTTGATATCATTCACCGGGACGGCATCTTACCGACAGGGGAGACCATCCTCGTTATCATCGCAGGCGCAGGGCACCGCGAAGAGGGATTTGCCGGATGCCGGTACATCATCGAAGAAATAAAAAAATACGTCCCAATCTGGAAAAAAGACATCACTACAGCAGGCGATTCACGCTGGCATGATTAG
- a CDS encoding ubiquitin-like small modifier protein 1, whose protein sequence is MKITIRSFARFREIFGEEQTIETTDDATAKTILSALCESKGCRETLFAGDSTLHPHITVILNGRRLSVKEAEETALADGDALVVYPPVSGG, encoded by the coding sequence ATGAAAATTACGATACGCAGTTTTGCCCGCTTCCGTGAGATTTTCGGGGAAGAGCAAACAATTGAAACAACAGATGATGCCACAGCCAAAACCATCCTGTCTGCCCTTTGTGAATCGAAAGGGTGCAGGGAAACCCTCTTTGCAGGAGACAGCACACTCCATCCGCATATTACCGTTATCCTAAACGGCAGACGGCTCTCTGTCAAAGAGGCAGAAGAGACGGCTCTTGCAGATGGCGATGCACTGGTGGTCTATCCACCGGTTTCAGGAGGATGA
- a CDS encoding N-acetyltransferase, giving the protein MAWTIRSEAPDDAAGIAAVLTDAFSRKDEAELVAAIRNSGPFDPELSLVCVENGAILGYVLFSPVVIRAADSDETPALALAPVAVLSQFRNRGIGTALIEEGIHRSYKKGVKIIVVLGEPGYYRRFRFESAKYHEIEPPWEVPEGYFMVLALETNVLRDVHGVVHYPEAFSQTVENQS; this is encoded by the coding sequence ATGGCATGGACCATCAGATCAGAAGCACCGGATGATGCTGCAGGAATTGCTGCAGTACTCACTGATGCATTCAGCCGGAAAGATGAGGCAGAACTGGTAGCTGCTATACGTAATTCCGGGCCCTTTGATCCTGAACTCTCCCTTGTCTGTGTTGAGAACGGGGCCATCCTCGGCTATGTGCTCTTTTCACCGGTGGTAATCCGTGCAGCAGACAGCGATGAGACGCCCGCCCTGGCTCTTGCTCCGGTGGCAGTCCTCTCGCAGTTCCGGAACCGGGGAATCGGCACCGCGCTCATTGAAGAGGGCATTCACCGCTCGTATAAGAAGGGAGTGAAGATCATCGTAGTGCTTGGCGAACCGGGATATTACCGCAGATTCCGGTTTGAATCAGCAAAATACCATGAAATTGAGCCCCCATGGGAGGTGCCTGAAGGATACTTCATGGTTCTCGCCCTCGAGACAAATGTCCTGCGTGACGTACATGGCGTGGTGCATTACCCCGAGGCATTCTCGCAGACGGTGGAGAACCAATCATAA
- a CDS encoding DUF308 domain-containing protein: MTEIIENETADSMGFTPSWWTFVLLGIIAFIFGIFCVIMPGYVTLFLGYFIGAIVVVWGIMTIVQAIQPHEGGAGRSVALIILGILAIILGLMVFSNLLSAWFTITYLIAFWAFLTGFTNIFQAFTGKDSIWYKVLLVIAGVIAIILAFYVLMYPLMATATVIYVLGIFLIAWGIVVVITGLMTQK, from the coding sequence ATGACTGAGATTATTGAGAACGAGACAGCAGATTCAATGGGGTTCACCCCCTCCTGGTGGACGTTCGTACTTCTGGGAATTATTGCATTCATATTTGGCATATTCTGTGTCATCATGCCGGGATATGTGACGCTCTTTTTAGGCTACTTCATCGGTGCGATAGTGGTCGTCTGGGGCATTATGACCATTGTGCAGGCAATTCAACCGCATGAAGGCGGCGCAGGACGCTCGGTCGCCCTCATAATTCTGGGTATCCTTGCCATCATCCTTGGTCTGATGGTATTCAGCAATCTCCTCAGTGCCTGGTTCACCATCACCTACCTGATTGCCTTCTGGGCATTCCTGACCGGGTTTACCAATATCTTCCAGGCATTTACCGGGAAAGACAGTATCTGGTACAAGGTGCTCCTCGTCATAGCAGGTGTCATCGCGATCATCCTTGCATTCTACGTGTTGATGTACCCGCTGATGGCAACAGCCACCGTCATCTATGTTCTGGGCATCTTCCTGATTGCATGGGGTATCGTTGTTGTGATTACCGGTCTTATGACCCAGAAATAA
- a CDS encoding ABC transporter substrate-binding protein has product MAAASPVSAADSGALPLDVNGDAQISTEEMTVSVLAYMEQTYAGAGADAGQYSDLIDGAYVYTYWNKTAKTIPDSSGQSVILTRPIHRAVVMNGEAAETMRSLGFDSANVVGVGKYILDDPVFFPEYAGLPNVGSVWSPDYEQIISLSPDVVFIYADFMDSKGDEIQETIQSMNPAVHVLRYDLFSPDTYAGEVELLAAAIDREEEGARFASFYTRQMDTVTGRVAAIPEDERVRVYFEGADDFKSCAEGSGYHDKILIAGGRNIFGNATPSYPVVNPESVLFGNPGVVVKLQGTGKLDFGGYGDDDTSKTIGVYESLITRPGWNTIAAVKEGRVHIIDTDIFGGPKHFIGILYLATWFYPDLFADVNPEEIHQEYLTTYQHSTYDVHSQGVFVYPVTPIV; this is encoded by the coding sequence ATGGCTGCGGCATCTCCGGTATCTGCTGCAGATTCCGGTGCCCTGCCGCTGGATGTGAACGGAGACGCCCAAATCAGCACAGAGGAGATGACCGTTTCCGTCCTTGCATATATGGAGCAGACATATGCAGGTGCGGGTGCTGATGCCGGTCAGTACAGCGACCTTATCGACGGTGCCTATGTCTATACATACTGGAATAAAACTGCCAAAACGATCCCTGACTCCTCCGGGCAGTCTGTTATCCTGACACGGCCGATACACCGTGCCGTTGTGATGAACGGAGAGGCTGCAGAGACGATGCGTTCGCTTGGCTTTGACAGTGCCAATGTTGTCGGTGTCGGAAAATATATTCTGGACGATCCGGTATTTTTCCCTGAATATGCCGGGCTGCCGAATGTCGGCAGTGTCTGGTCGCCGGATTACGAACAGATAATCTCTCTCTCCCCTGACGTTGTATTCATCTATGCGGACTTCATGGACAGCAAAGGGGACGAGATACAGGAGACAATCCAGTCGATGAACCCTGCGGTGCATGTGCTGCGTTATGACCTCTTCAGCCCTGACACCTATGCAGGCGAGGTGGAGCTTCTTGCTGCAGCCATTGACCGGGAAGAGGAAGGGGCTCGCTTTGCCTCATTCTACACCCGGCAGATGGATACGGTCACCGGCAGGGTTGCTGCTATCCCTGAAGATGAGCGGGTGCGGGTGTACTTTGAAGGCGCTGATGATTTCAAGAGCTGTGCGGAAGGCTCCGGGTATCATGATAAGATCCTCATTGCAGGTGGGCGGAATATCTTCGGGAACGCCACACCTTCGTACCCGGTGGTCAATCCGGAGTCCGTGCTCTTTGGCAACCCTGGTGTCGTCGTCAAACTGCAGGGTACCGGTAAGCTTGACTTCGGCGGATATGGGGATGATGATACGTCAAAGACCATTGGGGTATATGAAAGCCTCATCACACGGCCCGGCTGGAATACCATTGCTGCGGTTAAAGAGGGGCGTGTTCACATCATTGACACCGATATCTTCGGGGGACCGAAACATTTCATCGGTATCCTCTACCTTGCCACCTGGTTCTACCCGGATCTCTTTGCAGATGTGAATCCTGAGGAGATTCACCAGGAGTATCTCACCACCTATCAGCACAGCACATACGATGTCCATTCGCAGGGCGTCTTTGTCTACCCGGTGACCCCAATAGTTTAG
- a CDS encoding iron ABC transporter permease: protein MALTIEDFGREYSRVKTKRISFFLLAAALLILLAMVGITLGSGDLSFMDSYGAFWDGFLARMSALFGTTTESVPDTPIQEIIIWDIRLHRVLFALVAGFGLAIAGTIMQGILRNPLASPFTLGISSAASCGASVAIILFAGVTLVSGNVLVVIMAFLFAMTASFIIYGMARHKGLNSSSLILAGIAIMYLFSAITSLIQYFGSSDQAAAVVYWMFGSLEGTTWPKLLIVTAVIAILTPYTVMRAWDLNALAEGDEIAKSIGVPVERTMTVFMMIASIITAVIIAFTGTIGFIGLVAPHITRMAIGNDHRWLVPASGLVGAAILLGADNLCRTLIYPSVIPVGIMTAFLGVPFFLYLFMKRGDTGW, encoded by the coding sequence ATGGCATTAACAATCGAAGACTTCGGCAGGGAATATTCCCGTGTCAAAACGAAACGAATCTCCTTTTTTCTGCTGGCTGCTGCATTGCTCATTCTGCTCGCAATGGTTGGCATCACTCTCGGGTCAGGCGACCTCTCGTTCATGGACTCCTATGGTGCCTTCTGGGATGGCTTCCTCGCAAGAATGTCAGCCTTATTTGGCACCACCACGGAGTCAGTCCCTGATACCCCTATCCAGGAGATTATTATCTGGGACATCCGGCTTCACCGGGTTCTCTTTGCGCTCGTCGCCGGATTCGGGCTGGCCATTGCCGGGACTATCATGCAGGGCATCCTGAGAAATCCCCTGGCAAGCCCCTTCACCCTGGGCATCTCGTCTGCTGCCTCATGCGGTGCCTCGGTTGCGATCATTCTCTTTGCGGGTGTCACGCTGGTGAGCGGAAACGTACTGGTTGTCATCATGGCATTTCTCTTTGCGATGACCGCCTCTTTTATTATCTATGGTATGGCACGGCACAAAGGCCTGAACTCATCGTCTCTTATTCTTGCAGGTATCGCCATCATGTACCTCTTCTCCGCCATCACCTCGCTTATCCAGTATTTCGGCTCGTCTGATCAGGCAGCAGCGGTGGTCTACTGGATGTTTGGCTCGCTGGAAGGGACCACGTGGCCGAAACTGTTGATAGTCACCGCAGTGATTGCAATCCTGACCCCCTACACCGTCATGCGGGCATGGGACCTGAATGCGCTCGCCGAGGGTGATGAGATTGCAAAGAGCATCGGGGTTCCGGTTGAGCGGACGATGACTGTTTTCATGATGATCGCTTCGATTATCACCGCGGTGATAATTGCGTTCACCGGGACGATCGGGTTTATCGGGCTTGTTGCCCCGCATATCACCCGCATGGCAATCGGCAATGACCATCGCTGGCTGGTGCCGGCTTCAGGCCTTGTCGGAGCTGCGATTCTCCTTGGCGCCGACAACCTCTGCCGGACCCTGATATATCCGTCTGTGATTCCGGTGGGGATTATGACGGCATTTCTGGGAGTGCCGTTCTTCCTGTATTTATTCATGAAACGGGGTGATACCGGATGGTAG
- a CDS encoding ABC transporter ATP-binding protein, whose product MVAISVSDLSYTYRKKPVFSDISFEAVEGEVLGLVGPNGSGKTTMIKCIDGILHPQGEVRVFGDPVSSLHRMEIARRIAYVPQSFPEGLSSAVFETILMGRRPYLNWQTGPEDEEKVYHAMKMLGVEDFAFRKIKELSGGERQRVMIARAIVQETPVILMDEPTSSLDVRHQMEVMEVARNLAVEKNITVIMSLHDLNLASRYCDRIVMFREGARYGFGTPGEVLTEDVIEQVYGIEARIYRDGDSPYIIPVRPASGARTEE is encoded by the coding sequence ATGGTAGCGATATCTGTCAGCGATCTCTCCTATACATACCGGAAGAAGCCGGTATTCTCCGATATCTCCTTTGAGGCGGTGGAAGGTGAAGTGCTGGGACTGGTCGGCCCGAATGGCTCAGGGAAGACCACGATGATCAAATGCATCGACGGCATCCTGCATCCGCAGGGCGAGGTCCGGGTCTTTGGTGATCCTGTCTCATCGCTGCACCGGATGGAGATCGCCCGGAGGATTGCCTATGTGCCCCAGTCATTTCCCGAAGGTCTCTCATCGGCTGTCTTTGAAACGATTCTGATGGGCAGGCGCCCGTATCTCAACTGGCAGACTGGTCCGGAGGATGAGGAGAAGGTCTATCATGCGATGAAGATGCTGGGTGTGGAGGATTTTGCCTTCCGGAAGATAAAAGAACTCTCCGGCGGTGAACGGCAGCGTGTAATGATTGCACGCGCCATTGTGCAGGAGACTCCGGTCATCCTGATGGATGAACCCACCAGCAGTCTCGATGTCAGGCACCAGATGGAGGTGATGGAGGTGGCGCGAAATCTTGCGGTAGAGAAGAATATCACGGTGATCATGTCCCTGCATGACCTCAACCTTGCCTCACGCTACTGCGACCGGATTGTCATGTTCAGGGAGGGGGCCCGGTACGGGTTCGGGACTCCCGGCGAGGTGCTCACGGAAGATGTTATCGAACAGGTGTATGGCATTGAGGCACGCATCTATCGAGACGGAGACTCTCCCTATATCATTCCCGTCCGTCCGGCTTCAGGCGCCCGCACGGAAGAGTGA
- a CDS encoding DUF3344 domain-containing protein codes for MKTERTIIHDKSPGLFLFLGLILMLAIVPVGASAADVDLNVTDVAPNSGAGNDLFAQEPNTLTATVINKGLTDAGAFTVTIDVAGTPYTADVAGLAANTSTTVTVTDTVLHTGGDTITITVTADTDNVVEENDETNNNLTVTATVYNNGYKGKRWTDGADIENIASFTGQYDLTWSAGNTAYNGASWTEQTYSWSPQDLPIPEGATVVNARLCQGWTYNKMGTDPAFTMSFNGNIVYPEAAYQDVKGFGSYSNPYGLYAYNVTDLFDAAGNSMTITPEADNTYGLYGAYLLVVYEDPETSTKAIWINEEFDMLYSYASYSVSDTEATAYAPFTGVDTTNIADATAIAILASGADANKSVFIFNNQEYEGFWADYQRDPQIGFSLYDVTTALTDGDNEAAMRSLAIEGKGDNMYAMGTILVVEYADVDLNVTDVTPNSGAGNDLFAQEPNTLTATVINKGLTDAGAFTVTIDVAGTPYTADVAGLAANTSTTVTVTDTVLHTGGDTITITVNADTDNVVEENDETNNNLTVTATVYNNGYKGKRWTDGADIENIASFTGQYDLTWSAGNTAYNGASWTEQTYSWSPQDLPIPEGATVVNARLCQGWTYNKMGTDPAFTMSFNGNIVYPEAAYQDVKGFGSYSNPYGLYAYNVTDLFDAAGNSMTITPEADNTYGLYGAYLLVVYEDPETSTKAIWINEEFDMLYSYASYSVSDTEATAYAPFTGVDTTNIADATAIAILASGADANKSVFIFNNQEYEGFWADYQRDPQIGFSLYDVTTALTDGDNEAAMRSLAIEGKGDNMYAMGTILVVEYRDVIIADFTATPMCGIPPLTVQFTDQSLGATSWAWDFDNDGTIDETTQNPSHVYATSGTYTVNLTINGGEAFTTKQDCIRITSLLLGDANSDGGVNQADTLRVLKEVVGITPSPAKNTDAFERTDVNWNNAIDIGDAMYIAQYNVGLRDRWFALV; via the coding sequence ATGAAAACGGAACGAACAATTATTCATGACAAATCTCCCGGACTCTTTCTGTTCCTGGGATTAATTCTTATGTTAGCGATTGTGCCCGTGGGTGCTAGTGCAGCAGATGTTGATCTAAACGTGACCGATGTCGCACCCAACAGCGGCGCAGGCAATGATCTCTTTGCACAGGAGCCGAACACCCTCACGGCCACGGTGATAAACAAAGGCCTGACCGATGCAGGTGCATTCACCGTGACGATTGACGTCGCAGGCACTCCATACACCGCAGACGTTGCCGGTCTTGCAGCAAACACCTCCACAACCGTCACAGTGACAGACACCGTCCTCCATACCGGCGGTGACACCATCACCATCACCGTGACCGCCGATACAGACAACGTGGTCGAAGAAAACGATGAGACGAACAACAATCTCACCGTGACCGCAACCGTGTACAACAACGGATACAAAGGCAAGCGATGGACCGATGGTGCTGATATCGAGAACATAGCTTCTTTCACCGGCCAGTATGACCTGACATGGTCGGCAGGGAACACCGCATATAACGGTGCCTCATGGACCGAACAGACATACAGCTGGTCCCCGCAAGACCTCCCGATTCCGGAGGGAGCGACAGTCGTAAATGCCCGCCTCTGTCAGGGATGGACGTACAACAAGATGGGAACCGACCCGGCGTTCACAATGTCATTCAACGGCAACATCGTATACCCGGAAGCGGCATACCAGGACGTAAAAGGGTTCGGGTCATACAGTAATCCCTACGGGCTGTATGCATACAATGTAACAGATCTGTTTGATGCCGCGGGCAACAGCATGACCATCACACCCGAAGCGGACAACACCTATGGCCTCTATGGGGCATATCTTCTCGTTGTCTATGAAGATCCGGAAACCAGCACGAAAGCGATCTGGATAAATGAAGAGTTTGACATGCTCTACTCATATGCATCATACTCGGTGAGTGATACCGAAGCGACGGCATATGCACCATTCACGGGGGTTGATACAACCAATATCGCAGATGCAACGGCCATCGCCATCCTTGCCAGTGGGGCGGATGCCAATAAGAGTGTATTCATCTTCAATAATCAGGAGTATGAAGGGTTCTGGGCGGACTACCAGAGAGACCCGCAAATAGGCTTCTCGCTCTATGACGTGACAACAGCGCTCACAGACGGGGACAACGAGGCGGCGATGAGAAGTCTCGCAATAGAGGGGAAGGGAGACAACATGTATGCCATGGGCACCATCCTCGTGGTTGAATATGCAGATGTTGATTTAAACGTGACCGATGTCACACCCAACAGCGGCGCAGGCAATGATCTCTTTGCACAGGAGCCGAACACCCTCACGGCCACGGTGATAAACAAAGGCCTGACCGATGCAGGTGCATTCACCGTGACGATTGACGTCGCAGGCACTCCATACACCGCAGACGTTGCCGGTCTTGCAGCAAACACCTCCACAACCGTCACAGTGACAGACACCGTCCTCCATACCGGCGGTGACACCATCACCATCACCGTGAACGCCGATACAGACAACGTGGTCGAAGAAAACGATGAGACGAACAACAATCTCACCGTGACCGCAACCGTGTACAACAACGGATACAAAGGCAAGCGATGGACCGATGGTGCTGATATCGAGAACATAGCTTCTTTCACCGGCCAGTATGACCTGACATGGTCGGCAGGGAACACCGCATATAACGGTGCCTCATGGACCGAACAGACATACAGCTGGTCCCCGCAAGACCTCCCGATTCCGGAGGGAGCGACCGTCGTAAATGCCCGCCTCTGTCAGGGATGGACGTACAACAAGATGGGAACCGACCCGGCGTTCACAATGTCATTCAACGGCAACATCGTATACCCGGAAGCGGCATACCAGGACGTAAAAGGGTTCGGGTCATACAGTAATCCCTACGGGCTGTATGCATACAATGTAACAGATCTGTTTGATGCCGCGGGCAACAGCATGACCATCACACCCGAAGCGGACAACACCTATGGCCTCTATGGGGCATATCTTCTCGTTGTCTACGAAGATCCGGAAACCAGCACGAAAGCGATCTGGATAAATGAAGAGTTTGACATGCTCTACTCATATGCATCATACTCGGTGAGTGATACCGAAGCGACGGCATACGCACCATTCACGGGGGTTGATACAACCAATATCGCAGATGCAACGGCCATCGCCATCCTTGCCAGTGGGGCGGATGCCAATAAGAGTGTATTCATCTTCAATAATCAGGAGTATGAAGGGTTCTGGGCGGACTACCAGAGAGACCCGCAAATAGGCTTCTCGCTCTATGACGTGACAACAGCGCTCACAGACGGGGACAACGAGGCGGCGATGAGAAGTCTCGCAATAGAGGGAAAGGGAGACAACATGTATGCCATGGGCACCATCCTCGTGGTTGAATACAGGGATGTGATTATTGCTGACTTCACCGCAACACCCATGTGCGGCATCCCGCCGCTCACCGTGCAGTTCACAGATCAGTCTCTGGGTGCAACATCATGGGCATGGGATTTCGACAATGACGGAACCATCGACGAAACCACACAGAATCCCAGTCATGTCTATGCCACGTCCGGCACCTATACGGTCAATCTGACGATTAACGGGGGAGAAGCTTTCACCACAAAGCAGGACTGTATCCGGATCACTTCACTCCTTCTCGGTGACGCGAATAGTGACGGCGGAGTAAATCAGGCAGATACCCTGCGTGTGCTCAAAGAGGTCGTCGGGATAACACCATCACCGGCGAAGAACACGGATGCATTTGAACGGACCGACGTTAACTGGAACAATGCGATAGACATCGGTGACGCGATGTACATTGCCCAGTATAATGTGGGTCTCAGGGACCGGTGGTTTGCACTGGTATAG